The DNA sequence CAGGGAAAAAAGGCTGATTATCTGCTTTATTCTTCGCCGAATTACCCAATCGCTATTGTCGAGGCGAAAGACAACAACCATCCCGTAGGTGGCGGCTTGCAACAGGCGATGGACTATGCCCAGATTCTTGACATTCCATTTGCTTACAGCAGCAATGGAGATGGCTTTGTAGAGCATGACTTTTTGACGGGAATGGAAGCGGATATTCCGCTTGACAAGTTCCCGACTCGCGAACAGCTCCTTGAACGCGTGCGAGCAAGTAAGAAACTTACCCCAGAGCAGGAAACTGTCATCAACCAGCCTTATTACTGGGATGCCGACACACATAAGCCGCGTTATTATCAACGTATCGCAATTAACCGAACAATCGAAGCGGTTGCTAAAGGTCAAAAAAGAATTTTGCTCGTGATGGCGACGGGCACTGGTAAGACTTTCACTGCATTTCAGATTATTGAACGTCTGCACAAGTCCGGTTGCAAAAAGAAGATTCTGTATCTTGCGGATCGTAATTTCCTTATTGATCAGACGATGATTCAAGATTTCAAGCCCTTCAAAAAAATAATGACGAAAATCAAGGGCAAGGACATGGACTCTAGTTACGAAATCTACATGGCTCTTTATCAACAGTTGGTTTCGTACGATGAAGGCGTTCCCGATCCGTTCATGGATTTCAAGCCAGAATTCTTCGATTTGATTCTTGTAGATGAATGTCATCGTGGCTCCGCAAAAGAAGATTCCGAATGGCGAAGAATCCTAGAATATTTCAGTGGTGCAACGCAGATTGGCATGACGGCGACGCCAAAGGTCAAGTTTGGAGCGAACAACCTGGAATACTTTGGCGAACCGCTTTTCACGTATTCGTTGAAGCAGGGAATCGAAGATGGCTTCCTTGCTCCGTACCGCGTGACAAACAGTTTCTTGAATGTGGACTTGAAAGGCTGGGCGCCAGAAGGCCCGCAAGAACTGGACCTTTTCGGTAACGTCATTCCGGAGCAGTTGTATCAGCGTCCGGATTTTGGCCGCGAACTCGTTATCAAGACCCGCCGCGAGGTGGTTGCTCGCCGCATTACGCAGATGCTTTACAAAATTGGCCGCATGACCAAGACCATTGTGTTCTGCACCGATGTAGAAGAAGCTGATGCTATGCGCCAACTGCTCGTTTCCTTAAATGCAGACATGGTTAAGGAAGACCCTCGCTATGTAATGCGCATTACGGGCGATGATGCGGTTGGAAAGAAGGAACTGGGAAATTTCCTTGAACCCAGCGAACCATATCCGGTTGTGGTGACAACCTCCGAAATGTTGAGTACGGGAGCTGACTGCAAGACTTGCGGACTTATCGTCATTGACAAGGAAATCGGCTCGATGACGGAGTTCAAGCAGATTGTAGGCCGCGGCACCCGACTCAAGACCGACAAGGGCAAATGGCACTTTGAAATCCTTGATTTTCGCAATGCAACGCAGATGTTCAAGGATCCTGAATTTGATGGTGAACCCGAAATGCCCGAGGAACCTGTGCATAGTGGCGGCGGTGGAATGCATGAAAACGTGCGTCCGTACAATCCGGGTCCTAAAAAGTATTACATCAACCACGTTGAAGTGAAAATCGATGCCGAAACGGTTTCGTATCTGGGTGCCGATGGCAAAACGCAGGTGGTCGAAAGCTTTACCGACTTTACCCGCAAAAACATCCGCGGCAAGTTCGCAACACTTGATGACTTTATCAAGCGCTGGACAGCCGAAGAACGCAAGGCGGCCGTCGTTGACGAACTCAAGGAATACGATGTACTGATTGACGCCATCCGCGAGGCGAACCCGGCCCTTGCGAAAGTCGATGTGTTCGACATTATTTGCCACGTTGCGTTCGACCAGAAACCGCTGACCCGCAGTGAACGCGCGAATAACGTCAAAAAGCGCAATTATTTGGCAAAATACGAGGGCAAGGCCCGCGAGGTTTTGGAAGCCCTTCTCGTAAAATACGCCGATGACGGCATTTTACAGATGGAACAGAACGAAGTCCTGAAACTGGACCCGTTCAGCCATATTGGCACCGTTCCCAAGATTATGAAGCTTTTTGGCGGCCGTGAAGGCTACGAAGCCGCCGTTATAGACCTGAAAAAGCAGCTCTACTTGACCGACGACGTCGCATAATATATATTTAGGATGTCGGTGTAAATGTCGGTGTATTTGTCAGTGTAAATGACTATGTATCTGTCGGGGTATTTGTCATATTATTTGTCGGAGTAAATATGTACGAGCCGCCATACAAATTGAACTCGGAAATTTTAAAAAATGCGACGGAAATATCGTCGTTGATTGAACGATTTGTCATCCGTTTGGAACAAGCCGACTCTCTTAAATTGCGTAAAGCGAATAAAATCAAGAGCATTCATAGTTCCCTTGCTATCGAGGGCAATTCGCTTAGCGAAGATGTGGTAAGCGACATTATTAACGGCAAGAGGGTTCTTGCTCCTGTGCAAGAAATTCTTGAAGTTAAGAATGCTTTGGCGACATATGAACTATACCCCAAA is a window from the Fibrobacter sp. UWB4 genome containing:
- the hsdR gene encoding EcoAI/FtnUII family type I restriction enzme subunit R; the encoded protein is MPENKKDLSEEDIKNRYITPALNAVGWAAEDMLMEKYFTDGRVIFQGGKHARKQGKKADYLLYSSPNYPIAIVEAKDNNHPVGGGLQQAMDYAQILDIPFAYSSNGDGFVEHDFLTGMEADIPLDKFPTREQLLERVRASKKLTPEQETVINQPYYWDADTHKPRYYQRIAINRTIEAVAKGQKRILLVMATGTGKTFTAFQIIERLHKSGCKKKILYLADRNFLIDQTMIQDFKPFKKIMTKIKGKDMDSSYEIYMALYQQLVSYDEGVPDPFMDFKPEFFDLILVDECHRGSAKEDSEWRRILEYFSGATQIGMTATPKVKFGANNLEYFGEPLFTYSLKQGIEDGFLAPYRVTNSFLNVDLKGWAPEGPQELDLFGNVIPEQLYQRPDFGRELVIKTRREVVARRITQMLYKIGRMTKTIVFCTDVEEADAMRQLLVSLNADMVKEDPRYVMRITGDDAVGKKELGNFLEPSEPYPVVVTTSEMLSTGADCKTCGLIVIDKEIGSMTEFKQIVGRGTRLKTDKGKWHFEILDFRNATQMFKDPEFDGEPEMPEEPVHSGGGGMHENVRPYNPGPKKYYINHVEVKIDAETVSYLGADGKTQVVESFTDFTRKNIRGKFATLDDFIKRWTAEERKAAVVDELKEYDVLIDAIREANPALAKVDVFDIICHVAFDQKPLTRSERANNVKKRNYLAKYEGKAREVLEALLVKYADDGILQMEQNEVLKLDPFSHIGTVPKIMKLFGGREGYEAAVIDLKKQLYLTDDVA